A genomic window from Triticum urartu cultivar G1812 chromosome 7, Tu2.1, whole genome shotgun sequence includes:
- the LOC125522857 gene encoding BTB/POZ and MATH domain-containing protein 1-like, with protein sequence MGPSVPRKRRVNRPENEEVAAWLFLKHRSMAEQQPGGLPEHQARALSAAYRCVCATNVPIRTFGDLASLRGVHLLKDSLPGSTLDLPQESPPTFVSVAPSNLHQHLGDLLKTEKGADLVFEVDGHTFAAHRCVLAARSPVFSAELFGGMKEGNTAGAVRIDEMEAEVFKALLWFVYTDSLPVTEEEDGDVICQLLLVAADRYGMERLKSICEEKPCKFINAATIATILTLAEQHHCDGLKKACSRFLGFPANLRALLDSDGFDHLSRSCPSVAQNLVYSALVWWD encoded by the exons ATGGGGCCGTCGGTGCCGAGGAAGCGCAGGGTGAACCGCCCGGAGAACGAGGAGGTCGCGGCCTGGCTCTTCTTGAAGCACCGCTCCATGGCGGAGCAGCAGCCGGGCGGCCTCCCGGAGCACCAGGCCCGCGCGCTCTCCGCCGCCTACCGCTGCGTCTGCGCCACCAACGTGCCCATCCGGACCTTCGGCGACCTGGCCAGTCTCAG GGGCGTTCACCTCCTGAAAGATTCCTTGCCAGGGTCCACCCTTGATTTGCCCCAAGAAAGCCCTCCAACATTTGTCTCTGTGGCCCCATCTAACCTGCACCAGCACCTCGGTGATCTCCTCAAGACCGAGAAGGGCGCCGACCTAGTTTTCGAGGTTGATGGTCACACTTTCGCAGCACACCGCTGTGTGCTCGCTGCCCGATCACCGGTCTTCAGTGCGGAGCTCTTTGGCGGTATGAAGGAGGGCAACACCGCAGGTGCCGTGCGCATAGATGAAATGGAGGCAGAGGTGTTCAAGGCGTTGCTCTGGTTTGTGTATACCGATTCCTTGCCGgtgacagaagaggaagatggggATGTCATATGCCAGCTTCTGCTTGTTGCGGCCGACAGGTATGGCATGGAGAGGCTGAAGAGTATTTGCGAGGAAAAGCCATGCAAGTTCATCAATGCAGCCACAATAGCGACCATCCTGACGCTAGCTGAGCAGCACCACTGTGATGGCCTAAAGAAGGCATGCTCAAGGTTTCTTGGCTTCCCGGCAAATCTTAGGGCTTTGTTGGACAGTGATGGCTTCGATCATCTCAGCAGGAGCTGCCCTTCCGTTGCTCAAAATCTGGTTTATTCGGCCCTTGTTTGGTGGGATTGA
- the LOC125521849 gene encoding BTB/POZ and MATH domain-containing protein 1-like — translation MSAAAGKLSRSASAIIASTASGYHLLKIEGYSRTKGVPNGEKIKSRPFTLGGHRWHIDYHPNGSKPEYADYISLFLVLDDNVTTAVKAQRRFSFADEVTNQAPSLVSTTVHSYSSQQSWGYKTFIKRADLEKSEHLKDDSFTIRCDIVVISDYRAEDLPQETPPAFVTVAPSDLHRHLGNLFKTEKGADVVFEVGGNTFAAHRCVLAARSPVFSAELFGGMKEGDTAGVVRIDEMEAEVFKSLLCFAYTDSLPVTEKEDEDVMCQHLLVAADRYNMERLKSICEEKLCKYINTGTITNILMLAEQHHCEGLKKACLNFLRSPAHLRALLDSDGFDHLSRSCPSVIKNLIAMSALI, via the coding sequence ATGTCGGCCGCCGCCGGCAAGCTGTCCCGATCTGCCTCCGCCATCATTGCCTCCACGGCGAGCGGGTACCACCTTCTCAAGATCGAGGGCTACTCCCGCACCAAGGGGGTACCCAATGGAGAGAAGATAAAGTCCCGCCCTTTCACCCTTGGAGGACATCGATGGCACATCGATTACCATCCCAACGGCTCCAAACCAGAGTACGCAGACTACATATCCCTGTTCCTTGTTCTTGATGACAATGTCACCACGGCAGTGAAGGCGCAACGCAGATTCAGTTTTGCGGATGAGGTAACGAACCAAGCTCCTTCGCTGGTATCAACAACGGTACACAGCTACAGTTCTCAGCAGAGCTGGGGATACAAGACATTCATCAAGAGGGCAGACCTGGAGAAGTCAGAGCATCTCAAGGACGATTCCTTCACCATCAGGTGCGATATCGTTGTCATCAGCGACTACCGCGCAGAGGATCTGCCCCAAGAGACTCCTCCGGCATTTGTCACTGTGGCCCCATCTGATCTGCACCGGCATCTCGGCAATCTCTTCAAGACAGAGAAGGGTGCCGATGTGGTTTTCGAGGTTGGTGGTAACACTTTTGCTGCACACCGGTGTGTGCTTGCTGCCCGATCACCAGTCTTCAGTGCGGAGCTCTTTGGTGGTATGAAGGAGGGGGACACGGCAGGTGTGGTGCGCATAGATGAAATGGAGGCAGAGGTGTTCAAGTCGTTGCTCTGTTTTGCGTATACCGACTCCTTACCGGTGACAGaaaaggaagatgaagatgtcaTGTGCCAGCATCTGCTTGTCGCGGCCGACAGGTATAACATGGAGAGGCTGAAGAGTATCTGCGAGGAAAAGCTATGCAAGTACATCAACACAGGCACAATAACGAACATCCTGATGTTAGCTGAGCAGCACCACTGTGAGGGCCTAAAGAAGGCATGCTTAAATTTTCTTCGCTCCCCGGCACATCTTAGGGCTCTGTTGGACAGCGACGGATTCGATCATCTCAGCAGGAGCTGCCCTTCTGTTATTAAGAATCTGATTGCCATGTCGGCCCTCATTTAG